The Gemmata palustris genome includes a region encoding these proteins:
- a CDS encoding DDE-type integrase/transposase/recombinase, translated as MPYTLAQPRPAPTFGAFRAIVDDILVADRTAPPKQRHTASQIFRRLVAENNYAGGYDQVRRYLKQHRLDRRETFIPLEHPPGHRAEADFGHIHVDFPDGRRLMPVLVVTWSYSNCPFAIALPTERTEAVLHGLVEAFAFFGCVPRELWWDNPRTVAVRIHKGRERTPHPRYARSRATTRSRPGSACPRPRPRSRASRSGCRISNGSGRRPCQASPTSVS; from the coding sequence GTGCCCTACACGCTCGCCCAGCCGCGCCCGGCTCCGACCTTCGGGGCGTTCCGAGCCATCGTTGATGACATCTTGGTCGCCGATCGGACCGCGCCACCCAAGCAGCGGCACACCGCCAGTCAGATCTTCCGACGACTCGTCGCCGAGAACAACTACGCGGGCGGCTATGACCAGGTGCGGCGCTACCTGAAGCAGCACCGCCTCGATCGTCGCGAGACGTTCATCCCGCTCGAGCACCCGCCCGGTCATCGCGCCGAGGCCGACTTCGGGCACATCCACGTGGACTTCCCCGACGGGCGCCGGCTGATGCCCGTGCTGGTCGTCACCTGGAGCTACTCCAACTGCCCGTTCGCCATTGCGCTCCCGACCGAGCGCACCGAAGCCGTTCTGCACGGACTCGTCGAGGCGTTCGCGTTCTTCGGGTGCGTGCCCCGCGAGCTGTGGTGGGACAACCCCAGGACCGTCGCGGTCCGCATCCACAAGGGCCGGGAGCGCACCCCGCACCCGCGGTACGCGCGCTCGCGAGCCACTACACGTTCGCGCCCCGGTTCTGCATGCCCGCGACCCCGACCGAGAAGCCGCGCGTCGAGAAGCGGGTGCAGGATCTCGAACGGCAGTGGGCGACGCCCGTGCCAAGCGTCGCCGACCTCGGTGAGTTGA
- a CDS encoding Mu transposase domain-containing protein, with protein sequence MSARFERDRAAALPVPTHRFDACILQPGQVDKYQTVRFDRNSYSVPRRWAFRVVTAKGYVDRVEVVGDGATVATHARSYGSGQKVLDPLHFLGTLEKKPAALDHAPVYRDWQLPPVFTELRAALVARLGSCVGTRHHIRVLQLLASHPVERLASVVTGCLARGELDATTITAAARPFRCDIAPSSSDNAMSLGLAAVTVQPADLAQFDRLLTRSPSQGDADARRDDPAVAQGQPEAPEVADDAQRVGEAGP encoded by the coding sequence GTGTCCGCGCGTTTCGAGCGCGACCGTGCGGCCGCGTTGCCCGTTCCGACGCACCGGTTCGATGCGTGCATCCTCCAACCGGGCCAGGTGGACAAGTACCAGACGGTCCGGTTCGACCGCAACAGTTACAGCGTGCCGCGCCGGTGGGCGTTCCGCGTGGTGACCGCGAAGGGGTACGTGGACCGAGTTGAGGTCGTCGGTGACGGGGCCACGGTCGCCACTCACGCCCGGAGTTACGGGAGCGGCCAGAAGGTTCTCGACCCGCTCCACTTCCTCGGAACCCTGGAGAAGAAGCCCGCGGCGCTCGATCACGCGCCGGTGTATCGCGACTGGCAACTGCCGCCCGTGTTCACCGAACTGCGCGCGGCCCTCGTCGCGCGGCTCGGATCGTGCGTCGGGACGCGGCACCACATCCGCGTGCTGCAGTTGCTCGCGAGCCACCCGGTGGAGCGCCTCGCGTCCGTCGTCACGGGGTGCTTGGCGCGGGGCGAACTCGATGCCACGACCATCACCGCGGCGGCCCGACCGTTCCGCTGCGACATCGCACCGTCGTCGAGTGACAACGCGATGTCGCTCGGCCTCGCGGCCGTGACCGTGCAGCCCGCCGACCTCGCCCAGTTCGATCGCCTGCTGACCCGTTCCCCGTCCCAAGGAGATGCCGATGCCCGCCGAGACGACCCCGCTGTTGCTCAAGGCCAACCTGAAGCACCTGAAGTTGCCGACGATGCTCAGCGAGTGGGAGAAGCTGGCCCGTGA
- a CDS encoding ATP-binding protein encodes MTTRSANALASRIRAAGFPVIKDLDTFDFSTLPSVPKQKVLELARGAWVEEHANCCLIGNAGTGKTHLATALGLAMCRLGRRVKFVTAAALVTQLEEAQQNHRLDRVLTQLDRIDLLIIDELGYLSFSRGGAELLFQVFADRYERAACW; translated from the coding sequence GTGACCACGCGATCCGCGAACGCGCTGGCCTCACGCATCCGCGCCGCCGGGTTCCCGGTGATCAAGGATCTGGACACGTTCGACTTCAGCACGCTCCCGTCGGTGCCCAAGCAGAAGGTGCTGGAACTCGCGCGCGGGGCGTGGGTCGAGGAGCACGCCAACTGCTGCCTGATCGGCAACGCGGGAACGGGCAAGACGCACCTCGCGACGGCACTCGGGCTCGCGATGTGTCGGCTCGGCCGGCGCGTGAAGTTCGTGACGGCCGCGGCACTCGTGACGCAGTTGGAAGAGGCCCAACAGAACCACCGGCTGGACCGGGTGCTGACGCAATTGGACCGCATCGATCTGCTGATCATCGACGAGCTGGGGTACCTGTCGTTCAGTCGGGGTGGTGCCGAGCTCCTGTTCCAGGTATTCGCGGACCGGTACGAGCGCGCAGCGTGCTGGTGA
- a CDS encoding ATP-binding protein: MTAALLDRLTHRCDIFEMNGESYRFRESMTAKQQNDPKKGK, from the coding sequence ATGACGGCGGCTCTGCTGGACCGGCTCACCCATCGGTGCGACATCTTCGAGATGAACGGCGAGAGCTACCGGTTCCGCGAGTCCATGACCGCCAAGCAACAGAACGACCCCAAGAAGGGGAAATGA
- a CDS encoding serine/threonine-protein kinase, whose amino-acid sequence MTHPTELELTALLRGELSAPRCDALAAHLDLCPRCRAVAERLTAVPTELTSTLLVATGSKHSGENAPSTPRISGYSELREIGRGGAGVVYRAYDLAVDRLVAIKVLRSGALASRSERAWFLAEIEAASKLQHPNIVEILGVGGSHSVPYYIMEYAPEGSLAAKLSGAPVDPRAAAQLVQCVARALHTAHLAGIVHRDLKPGNILLADGGAPKVADFGMAKSATPSEFPTPTQAVLGTPSYMAPEHALGASKRAGPATDVYSLGAILYELLTGRPPFRGETPYETLLQVRSFDLVWPRRLRPDVPRALEAVCLKCLEWNPHHRYPSAAALADDLERFLSGDRVLARVPGAARRAARWARINPAAAKASAALALVLVSSIAALSGLWLHAEEQSRTARASAEHAEEQSRIARASAESALRSRAEARKSLVLYSETAKRLFRGPESVTAEERADFVAAVAHAEDVLADRTGNPDEEHKAGFTLLKLADSLFMLDESSAALRACRKSLDALARLAAEHPDRPRFAFDYSQGCAQYSGTLQKAGRVQEAEAYIREAIRAIQAVEGARPGNDACAEALANYRAKLARILIDRGDFSEAKGLLASAVAEGRRLCDVAPENPFRWTYAYHILGEQADLQFLQNRSVDGFVTRARFGLGCVEQGRKSVRKPDWVQIFVTITSTFQATAALDYQGRTREADELAASSLAALDELAHDVPDSLFVRVHLGSRLEQCGRRQWASRPDVAHKYFVRAMRAYEDVSPQFDSGERLGLLLATCPDPKVRDSDRALQVLPANARPEVRGIVLYAHNDFAGARDALKIPRTVTSPGAPLDVRRRAYLALVLQQVGAGEAARAELDSLTREISRSNMAVWGELPDWALAWRSVHKNEPPALWPKLGPDGAAK is encoded by the coding sequence ATGACGCACCCGACCGAGCTCGAACTCACAGCCCTTTTAAGGGGCGAACTTAGCGCCCCGCGCTGTGACGCCTTGGCAGCGCACCTGGATTTGTGTCCGCGGTGCCGTGCGGTTGCGGAGCGGTTAACCGCGGTCCCCACCGAGTTGACTTCCACATTACTGGTCGCGACCGGCTCGAAACACTCCGGCGAGAACGCCCCGTCGACGCCCCGGATCAGCGGGTACTCTGAGCTCCGGGAGATCGGGCGCGGTGGGGCCGGGGTCGTGTACCGCGCCTACGATCTGGCCGTGGACCGCCTGGTCGCTATTAAGGTGCTCCGGAGCGGCGCACTCGCGAGCCGGTCCGAGCGCGCGTGGTTCCTCGCCGAGATTGAGGCGGCCTCGAAGCTGCAGCACCCGAACATCGTGGAGATCCTGGGCGTCGGCGGATCTCACTCGGTGCCCTATTACATCATGGAGTACGCCCCGGAAGGGTCGCTCGCCGCCAAGCTGAGCGGCGCGCCCGTCGACCCGCGGGCCGCGGCCCAACTAGTCCAGTGCGTGGCCCGGGCGCTGCACACCGCGCACCTCGCCGGGATCGTTCACCGCGATCTCAAGCCGGGTAATATCTTGCTGGCCGACGGCGGGGCACCGAAGGTTGCGGACTTCGGCATGGCCAAGAGCGCCACCCCATCGGAGTTCCCCACCCCGACACAAGCGGTCCTCGGTACTCCGTCATACATGGCCCCGGAGCACGCTCTCGGAGCCTCGAAGCGGGCCGGACCGGCGACCGACGTGTACTCGCTCGGCGCGATCCTGTACGAGTTGCTCACCGGGCGCCCCCCGTTTCGGGGTGAGACCCCATACGAGACCCTGCTCCAGGTCCGGTCGTTCGATCTGGTGTGGCCCCGCCGGCTCCGCCCCGACGTGCCCCGGGCACTCGAGGCCGTGTGCCTGAAGTGCCTGGAGTGGAACCCGCACCACCGGTACCCGAGCGCGGCGGCCCTCGCGGACGATCTGGAGCGGTTCTTGAGCGGAGACCGGGTGCTCGCACGGGTACCGGGGGCCGCGCGCCGCGCCGCGCGCTGGGCGCGGATCAACCCGGCGGCGGCGAAAGCATCGGCCGCACTCGCCCTGGTTCTGGTGAGTAGCATCGCCGCCTTATCAGGGCTCTGGCTCCACGCCGAAGAGCAGAGCCGGACCGCTCGAGCGAGCGCCGAACATGCCGAGGAGCAGAGCCGGATCGCCCGGGCGAGTGCCGAATCGGCCCTCCGGTCCCGGGCCGAGGCGCGCAAGTCTCTGGTCCTGTATTCCGAAACGGCCAAGCGCCTGTTCCGCGGCCCCGAATCGGTCACGGCGGAAGAGCGGGCTGATTTTGTCGCGGCGGTAGCCCACGCCGAGGACGTGCTCGCGGATCGGACCGGGAACCCGGACGAAGAACACAAAGCCGGGTTCACCCTGCTGAAGCTGGCCGATAGTTTGTTCATGCTCGATGAGAGCAGCGCCGCGCTCCGGGCGTGCCGGAAAAGCTTGGACGCACTCGCGCGGCTCGCCGCCGAGCACCCGGACCGCCCCCGGTTCGCGTTCGATTACTCCCAAGGGTGTGCGCAATACTCTGGAACCCTCCAAAAAGCGGGTCGGGTCCAGGAAGCGGAGGCGTATATTCGGGAGGCGATCCGCGCCATTCAAGCGGTGGAAGGTGCAAGGCCGGGTAACGACGCGTGCGCCGAGGCCCTAGCGAACTACCGCGCGAAGCTCGCTCGGATTCTGATCGATCGCGGGGATTTCTCGGAAGCCAAGGGGCTACTCGCGAGCGCGGTCGCCGAGGGTCGGCGACTGTGCGATGTCGCTCCCGAGAACCCGTTCCGGTGGACCTACGCGTATCACATCCTGGGAGAACAAGCCGACCTACAATTCCTACAGAACCGCTCCGTGGACGGGTTCGTGACGCGCGCCCGGTTCGGGTTGGGCTGTGTGGAACAGGGTCGTAAAAGCGTTCGCAAGCCCGATTGGGTACAGATTTTTGTCACCATCACGAGTACGTTCCAAGCGACGGCGGCGCTCGACTATCAGGGGCGTACCCGCGAGGCCGATGAACTGGCCGCGTCGAGCCTCGCGGCGCTCGATGAACTCGCGCACGACGTCCCGGACAGTTTGTTCGTGAGGGTCCATTTGGGGTCGCGGTTGGAGCAATGCGGCCGGCGCCAGTGGGCGTCCCGTCCTGACGTGGCACACAAGTACTTCGTGCGCGCGATGAGGGCATATGAGGACGTTTCGCCCCAATTCGACTCGGGGGAGCGGTTGGGGCTCTTGCTGGCAACCTGCCCGGACCCGAAGGTCCGTGACTCCGACCGTGCGCTCCAAGTGCTGCCCGCGAACGCGCGCCCCGAAGTGCGCGGGATCGTGTTGTACGCGCACAACGACTTCGCAGGCGCGCGCGACGCGCTGAAGATCCCTCGGACGGTAACAAGTCCGGGTGCGCCGCTCGACGTCCGGCGCCGAGCGTACCTGGCACTAGTGCTCCAACAAGTAGGCGCGGGCGAGGCCGCTCGGGCCGAGCTGGATTCGCTCACACGTGAGATCAGTCGGAGCAACATGGCGGTGTGGGGCGAGTTGCCCGACTGGGCGCTCGCTTGGCGGTCCGTTCACAAGAACGAGCCACCGGCTCTCTGGCCGAAACTAGGCCCGGACGGAGCCGCGAAATGA
- a CDS encoding RNA polymerase sigma factor produces the protein MNISDASTDPALMRSLVGPASTAAWQVFVAQYTPLINERCRKAGLQPSDTDDVRQQVFMQLLKALDGFHYDPARRFRGYLSQAVDNALRSRWRVLGRRPEWVGFGGDIPEPLASLPSELDDLIRERLQNVWRVVERIRYEVGTEAWAAFWLTTVEGLPGEEAAERLGKKASAIYMSKSRVLTRLRDAVGASTPD, from the coding sequence ATGAACATCTCAGACGCGTCCACCGACCCGGCGCTCATGCGATCCCTTGTCGGCCCTGCCTCAACAGCGGCCTGGCAAGTGTTTGTGGCGCAGTACACCCCCCTTATTAACGAGCGGTGCCGTAAAGCGGGCTTACAGCCATCGGACACGGACGATGTGCGGCAACAGGTATTCATGCAACTGTTGAAGGCTCTTGACGGTTTTCATTACGACCCGGCACGGCGGTTCCGGGGATACCTGAGCCAAGCGGTCGACAACGCCCTCCGCTCGCGCTGGCGCGTGCTCGGGCGTCGACCCGAGTGGGTCGGTTTCGGCGGCGATATACCCGAACCTCTGGCCAGCCTGCCCAGTGAGCTTGACGATCTAATCCGGGAGCGGCTCCAGAACGTGTGGAGGGTCGTTGAGCGGATACGCTACGAGGTGGGTACGGAGGCGTGGGCTGCGTTCTGGCTGACAACCGTTGAAGGATTGCCGGGAGAGGAAGCAGCTGAACGCTTGGGCAAGAAGGCATCGGCTATTTACATGAGTAAGAGCCGGGTGCTTACCCGGCTCCGAGATGCGGTCGGAGCTTCTACACCGGATTGA